The genomic region GCGGAACCCGCTCGCGATCCACCGGGGGCTGCGGCCGCGCATCGGCTGACTCTCCTCGCCCGGACGCACGAGGAGCCGCCGCCCGCGGATGCGGACGACGGCTCCTCGTCGTGTGCGGCGCCTCGTCGGCGCCCGGGTGGATCAGCTCGCGGCGTGCGCGCCCTGCTCCACCGTGAGGGTGCGGCCCTCCTGGCTCTGCGGCTCGTCGGACGTGACCGCGATCTTGCGCGGCTTTGCCCGCTCGCTCACGGGGATGGTGACGCTCAGCACGCCGTTGGCGTAGTGCGCCGAGATGCGCTCCGAGTCGATGCCCTGGCCGAGCGTCAGCTGGCGGAGGAACGTGCCGGCCACGCGCTCGCGCGTCAGCCAGCGGACGTTCTGGTCGCCGGCGAGGGTGCGCTCGGCGCGGATGGTCAGCAGCTGGCCGTCCACGTCGATGTCGACCGAGGCCGGGTCGATGCCCGGGAGGTCGGCGGCCAGCACGTAGGTGTCGCCCTCGCGGTGCAGGTCGATGGGCATCGGGCGGTTCGCCTGGCGGGTCTCGGCCAGCGCGCCCATGGCGCGGTCCAGCTCGCGGAACGGATCGAAGGTCATGTTCATGCTCGACTCCTCTGATGATCTGCGGTGATGATCTGTGGGGTTGAGCCCTCTCGGCTCAACTACGGCGAGATTAGCACTCGGCACGGGCGAGTGCCAAGCCGTTCGCCGAGGGCGAATGCGACCCTCACCACCTCTTCAGGAGCGGCGGCGGAGGTCGCGCTCCATGCGCCCGATGAGCGTCCACACGGCGCGCG from Clavibacter michiganensis subsp. insidiosus harbors:
- a CDS encoding Hsp20/alpha crystallin family protein, which translates into the protein MNMTFDPFRELDRAMGALAETRQANRPMPIDLHREGDTYVLAADLPGIDPASVDIDVDGQLLTIRAERTLAGDQNVRWLTRERVAGTFLRQLTLGQGIDSERISAHYANGVLSVTIPVSERAKPRKIAVTSDEPQSQEGRTLTVEQGAHAAS